A genomic window from Schistocerca gregaria isolate iqSchGreg1 unplaced genomic scaffold, iqSchGreg1.2 ptg000818l, whole genome shotgun sequence includes:
- the LOC126322595 gene encoding tRNA-splicing endonuclease subunit Sen2-like codes for MYLLQAKNALKVYRYDGCRCHKPMIQKTDAALSEFSTQSLWECFCSHQPGFAIRYMVYHHYQSKKWVVKPGLKLGVDFLLYPQGGASRGHAQFGVQIVHPSSLNASKHVDRPLPWVLSRVLHQVAKNFVMVSVEPTQKSEYGDSDVLALLANPPPSLDLLFSRFTLLELGISRFC; via the exons ATGTATTTGCTCCAAGCCAAAAATGCCCTTAAGGTGTATCGATATGATGGGTGCCGGTGCCATAAACCGATGATTCAAAAAACAGACGCAGCGCTCTCTGAATTCTCGACTCAAAGCTTGTGGGAATGCTTTTGCTCTCACCAGCCAGGCTTCGCTATACGGTATATGG TATATCACCACTACCAAAGCAAGAAATGGGTCGTTAAACCAGGTCTGAAACTTGGCGTCGACTTTCTCTTGTATCCACAAGGCGGCGCGAGCAGAGGACACGCTCAATTCGGCGTGCAAATCGTGCACCCCTCCTCCTTGAACGCCTCGAAGCACGTGGACCGGCCACTACCCTGGGTGCTATCTAGGGTCCTCCATCAGGTCGCGAAAAATTTTGTCATGGTGTCGGTTGAACCAACGCAAAAAAGCGAATACGGCGACAGCGACGTGCTCGCGCTGCTCGCAAACCCACCCCCCTCGCTAGACCTTCTCTTTTCGAGATTCACGCTGCTTGAACTGGGAATATCTAGATTCTGCTAG
- the LOC126322622 gene encoding serine/arginine repetitive matrix protein 2-like: MYLGSRPLRRAVRVRLAEDMHVDGPCSFVSTNVRAERHLLAPRCLHATAGGRGRRPPPAPEGPAIRPNPRDSSPFLFAHHSGGPRPLLLACVPPRTRPRRPLLLRGRKNNPNAACQKSKPARGGKKTALSRGQELTTQRSIPPRLGNPPPPVTRRRRVSSTVLEAPQKIHQAQPHVLGSLLLLGPRSSPRYRPHEFRREQQPRLDILETLGRRGRLLSAISTQRAAGPKLEEEVEETVKSRPVCQIFSPSHRARPKPRHRPQQPGERLAGNQGKARAPQRGSRPLGQSGRLGTQQRPNALQLGRRLERKGRNSRLSRALQDRARHRPPNRPHVEQPRSDVHRSRTTRAGDRRIFRRHQNRPGQRRAVRQQGSGISSQPKTRSRARVLRAGHFCNPEPRRTLGRPFKLAARTGTIRAGSANPDRAPRRKPQQPIPVQVSRHPVHPGREMDPGDLLLRKSPLSRPQKPGNSDLSRLLSQARETIRTGGKDAQASVQPRRRRLSTAGKPGRALPRAAAMERRHQGARKSSRKKARLRRNAHEFGLPLAARREDPASPDALPNVGHAQTGRLVVPLQLRRRPVRRQKRAPFQAAYGESRQSEPGVFS; encoded by the exons ATGTACCTCGGTAGCCGACCCCTCCGACGCGCCGTTCGAGTGCGCCTCGCCGAGGATATGCATGTC GACGGACCGTGCTCATTCGTTTCCACAAATGTTCGCGCGGAACGCCACCTTCTTGCTCCTCGCTGCCTGCACGCGACGGCGGGCGGTCGTGGTCGACGGCCGCCACCAGCGCCGGAAGGCCCGGCCATTCGCCCAAACCCGCGCGATTCGAGCCCTTTCCTATTCGCCCACCACTCGGGCGGCCCTCGGCCGCTCCTGCTCGCCTGTGTACCGCCGCGAACGCGCCCCCGGCGACCGCTGCTCCTTCGAGGAAGGAAAAACAATCCGAACGCAGCTTGCCAGAAATCGAAG CCAGCGCGCGGAGGCAAAAAGACTGCTCTCAGCCGCGGTCAAGAACTCACCACGCAACGATCGATACCACCTCGCCTTGGGAATCCTCCACCACCTGTCACCAGAAGGCGCCGAGTCTCAAGCACTGTCCTTGAAGCACCTCAAAAAATCCATCAAGCTCAACCCCACGTCCTCGGAAGCCTTCTACTACTTGGG CCACGCTCGAGCCCTCGATATAGACCCCACGAATTCAGACGCGAGCAACAACCTCGGCTGGATATACTGGAAACTCTTGGACGCAGAGGACGCCTCCTCTCCGCAATCTCGACCCAACGCGCCGCCGGGCCAAAACTCGAAGAAGAAGTCGAAGAAACTGTCAAATCGCGCCCTGTCTGTCAAATATTTTCGCCAAGCCATCGAGCACGACCCAAACCACGCCATCGCCCACAACAACCTGGGGAACGTCTTGCTGGAAATCAGGGAAAAGCCAGAGCACCTCAACGAGGCTCTCGGCCACTTGGTCAAAGCGGTCGACTTGGAACCCAACAACGCCCAAATGCACTACAACTTGGCCGGCGCCTGGAAAGAAAAGGGCGAAATTCACGCCTCTCTCGCGCACTACAGGACCGCGCTCGACATCGGCCCCCAAACCGACCGCATGTGGAACAACCTCGCTCTGACGTACATCGAAGCCGGACAACTCGAGCTGGCGATAGACGCATTTTCCGCCGCCATCAAAATCGCCCCGGACAACGCAGAGCTGTACGCCAACAAGGCTCTGGCATATCGTCGCAGCCAAAGACCAGATCGCGCGCTAGAGTGCTACGAGCAGGCCACTTCTGCAATCCCGAACCACGAAGAACTCTTGGTCGGCCTTTCAAACTTGCAGCTCGAACTGGAACAATACGAGCAGGCTCGGCGAACCCTGACCGCGCTCCACGCCGTAAACCCCAACAACCCATCCCTGTACAAGTATCTAGGCATCCTGTGCATCCAGGAAGAGAAATGGACCCAGGCGACCTCTTACTTCGAAAAAGCCCTCTCTCTCGACCCCAAAAACCCGGAAATTCTGACCTATCTCGGCTCCTCTCTCAGGCAAGAGAGACAATTCGAACGGGCGGAAAGGATGCTCAAGCAAGCGTCCAACCTCGACGCCGACGCCTCTCAACCGCTGGAAAACCTGGGCGCGCTCTACCTAGAGCAGCAGCGATGGAACGACGCCATCAAGGCGCTCGAAAAAGTTCTCGAAAGAAAGCCAGACTGCGGCGAAACGCACATGAATTTGGCCTACCTCTTGCAGCAAGACGGGAGGATCCAGCAAGCCCTGACGCACTTCCAAACGTCGGTCACGCTCAGACCGGACGACTGGTTGTGCCACTACAACTACGCCGTCGCCCTGTCCGACGCCAAAAACGAGCCCCTTTCCAAGCTGCATATGGAGAGAGCCGCCAGTCTGAACCAGGAGTTTTTTCGTAA
- the LOC126322590 gene encoding leucine-rich repeat protein SHOC-2-like, which translates to MGSRLSVKAKNTIKIALANDLDELRLSGCNIKSIPASEIKKWQNIRVLVLSENYIVRLPNKIDCLVSLEVLKIDSNELVGLPESLLDFKKLRILKLAYNKLTKLPGPLYRLGALERLNVFANPLPSEYLSTLIRQLQPITSLCSLNCGGVSLKSWPETLFEVQQLQELNIKRNQLTEIPDSISNLVNLKKLILSHNPIEVLPISVSKLNKLTRIECVECLFSDLHQYPFDQLKELRIVNFNSCKLTSFPFYLGYVTNLQVLDFGCNLITKLSHTIGYIGSSLKKLDVSQNQLTALPGELSMLDLNIDLDLQQNNLRSPFKENAHSNPQLFEAIIRFCRAWGPNCTIEKDAFTTAVKNVPGVFLLTAFDYINRPRISGGDIIEVSITETNPENPEDKRPPINRDSFLCAHTKDLKNGTYEINYVFKKSGTFEVEITCDSMQVRGSPFSIVVFDS; encoded by the exons ATGGGCTCTCGATTATCTGTCAAAGCAAAAAACACTATTAAGATAGCTCTGGCCAATGACCTGGATGAACTTCGTTTGTCGGGCTGCAATATCAAGTCAATTCCAGCCAGCGAAATCAAGAAATGGCAGAATATCAGAGTCCTTGTTCTCTCTGAAAACTATATTGTCAGACTACCGAACAAAATAGACTGTCTGGTCTCCCTGGAGGTGTTAAAAATAGATTCTAACGAACTGGTCGGACTACCCGAATCCCtattagattttaaaaaattacGCATTTTGAAACTCGCGTACAATAAATTAACCAAATTACCGGGCCCACTTTACAGGCTTGGGGCTCTAGAAAGGCTAAACGTGTTTGCCAACCCTCTTCCTTCAGAGTACCTTTCGACTCTGATTCGCCAACTTCAGCCCATAACAAGTCTCTGTTCTCTAAACTGTGGAGGCGTGAGTTTGAAGTCCTGGCCAGAAACCCTGTTCGAGGTACAGCAACTACAGGAACTTAACATAAAGA GAAACCAGTTGACTGAGATTCCGGACAGCATCTCCAACTTGGTCAATTTGAAGAAGCTCATACTGTCTCATAACCCCATCGAAGTCCTTCCTATATCCGTGAGCAAGCTCAACAAGCTCACGAGGATCGAATGCGTTGAATGTCTATTCTCGGACCTCCACCAATATCCATTTGACCAGCTCAAAGAGCTTCGAATTGTTAACTTCAATTCGTGCAAGCTCACCTCCTTCCCTTTCTACCTGGGATATGTTACCAACCTTCAAGTACTGGACTTCGGGTGCAACTTAATAACTAAATTGAGTCACACAATAGGCTATATCGGCAGTTCGTTGAAGAAGTTAGACGTCAGCCAAAATCAGCTTACAGCACTACCGGGAGAACTCTCTATGTTGGATCTGAACATCGACCTTGATTTACAGCAAAACAATTTGCGCAGTCCGTTCAAAGAGAACGCCCATTCCAACCCTCAGCTCTTCGAAGCTATCATTCGATTTTGCCGCGCATGGGGACCCAATTGCACCATCGAAAAAGACGCCTTTACAACCGCCGTCAAAAACGTCCCAGGCGTTTTCTTGTTGACGGCCTTCGATTACATCAATCGTCCAAGAATTAGCGGAGGCGACATCATAGAAGTCTCCATCACTGAAACGAACCCAGAGAATCCGGAGGATAAAAGGCCGCCAATCAACAGAGACTCCTTCCTCTGTGCCCACACCAAAGACCTCAAAAACGGAACTTATGAAATAAactatgtttttaaaaaatctgggaCATTCGAAGTCGAAATCACCTGTGACTCTATGCAAGTCCGTGGCTCTCCTTTTTCTATCGTCGTCTTTGATAGCTAG
- the LOC126322588 gene encoding uncharacterized protein LOC126322588: protein MSKQAEGKRSKEAREGDPNVFESPSRFDSAKRFKRNAEHASTELESLHHQILFIVDKHQSLLLDHSIFEYDSKCAAENQEVLIPRPSLVAECENRKKRQRLTSQNQALLVTSSISRCKKPSQSPKEYTIQVLKNVHSVQHLPPDDAVLNRALEQIIRPLNNHAIDRPLLLSAACRSSYAISNVYVLVLLHKFGILRILGYLKELSSLQAESLDRILASLVASLFDAHKRGCSCFDQFVTEIILIFCSKSHSSAGAYAVVKELLNRLFAKNDDREAIAVYKKVLELTKSIASSDLAKILSEKLLEKLFSLSERDNVVEPICIETFVSKFGPFLDMARSSFAHQKSHSDNLVTFVTSEFQAESILGVFEKLAMNAVEKLDIEFSIVVLKRILVASTWNVLVNVLEKIKADALNTGRLLHLTASFLFAHVLLIKSNAPATQGGCEDEVDVLVDRRGSSPEVCFYENFLLDTLSTTRHPDQKMLIVNALIHMLPIQQKEDIFRHGRYLQSFLGAYKTVEYYKQAALYFRRLATSELVHLDTGALLAQEQELKRKADTWLNEFKFEAKLPTSEIAVMSLFQSNKLRSILEILLKQSLESPSGSLESQMIEKLEPFLQPDHLNMLRESRKLAMQQGCVSEKPSHGQGELTPIEEEDLTALCGAHFGMEKWMNLSNIEKVKYSVIKWSQLVKENASLALVERVTENIGSLICLSLKNDELTPGISIIVHSLLYSSFKSAVLFAREKQKSSTFPWAESFIICSYSANPKRLYPPLIQEFRDAMTPARSDKNVLAIDFLCVSIFLTVISSRNGREDSAFIRDVIEGSAAVSSIFRLSNSSGIIQAASLLNYTLRCYSRNYSEFELELSSSKTNQPVKARHSIGTRSPSIQDKSSARAKVGILPTCMTKLLVWIQSKLELLTPNAAEKSSTYLVHKNFLTVMKCSALKAWLGVAPRYTLRELLVKEKAILPNQDVIPVQLRLYWFHVQLHNYYLEKEFKNNFSQLCSTLLDELVAWRQQVTCHLSCSPSTPLVSDHHILCSHQIVQNDYAATYDLIEQAVLLELQNSAIHLSSVYGVVLQSRSSKRAAGVSNGERDASQEETNLSIKTEDMWLLEWLNGFVQHLDRHAALDRQKLTDALRIVQFLPARLVLLENGSERMTEYGIRKLVSFIERHWRYYSEIFESSGFIKRVFASLLSQLLFESSSNFFDAKKQSQYLSMIRECLIVSFPPLHAIWVLQWNSLKILVEAAIKACDAIDWCKICHPIEKCADLVAVLTVKCPDRKSAEKSVEAVKEWPLASAYALYGAIRKMDEAKLRDFEGEFCRLIAAIQGQRNTLETIIAVVLDLVFESAICSLVERNQCFYLESQASALTLASRLIEAAPQCLLGLASTAASRFCREKGSFVLETMKRHRAILRLFRPLSLHLRKEEMSAVNYAVLIFYSMLHAARRKLLDNLNKMPESERADWIVFVLVLYVAVASYNPECLKAEEVDEVWRGQVSAVVRQIVAQFKACADSFDVPVELLSQIAGVDAELSELLIQSEAV from the exons ATGAGCAAGCAAGCAGAAGGTAAGCGCTCAAAGGAAGCGCGTGAAGGCGACCCAAACGTTTTCGAGAGTCCATCTCGTTTCGATTCCGCCAAACGTTTCAAGAGGAATGCTGAGCATGCGAGCACAGAACTTGAAAGTCTGCATCATCAGATATTATTCATCGTCGATAAGCACCAGTCACTACTTTTAGACCACTCAATTTTCGAATATGATAGTAAGTGTGCAGCCGAAAATCAAGAGGTACTTA TACCTCGTCCATCGCTTGTTGCAGAGTGTGAAAACCGCAAAAagaggcagcgcttaacttcgcagaATCAAGCCTTGTTGGTCACTTCTTCTATCAGTCGTTGCAAAAAACCGTCGCAAAGTCCCAAAGAatacacaattcaagttttaaaaaacGTTCATTCCGTACAACATTTGCCACCCGATGACGCGGTCTTGAATCGCGCCTTGGAGCAGATCATCCGCCCGCTCAACAACCACGCTATTGACAGACCGCTACTGCTATCGGCTGCGTGCCGCAGTTCATATGCTATTTCTAACGTTTACGTCTTGGTTTTGCTACACAAGTTTGGAATTTTGAGAATACTTGGATATCTCAAAGAGCTGAGTTCCCTCCAAGCGGAGTCACTCGACCGAATTTTGGCGTCACTTGTCGCCTCGCTTTTCGATGCTCATAAAAGGGGTTGTTCGTGTTTTGACCAGTTCGTCACAGAAATCATTTTGATTTTTTGTTCTAAGTCGCATAGTTCTGCCGGTGCCTATGCTGTTGTCAAGGAACTCCTAAACCGCCTTTTTGCAAAAAATGACGACCGCGAGGCCATAGCAGTGTACAAAAAAGTGCTCGAACTGACTAAGTCAATCGCTTCTTCGGATTTGGCCAAGATTTTATCTGAAAAGTTATTAGAAAAACTGTTTTCATTGAGCGAAAGAGATAACGTTGTCGAGCCAATTTGTATCGAGACGTTTGTCTCCAAATTCGGTCCGTTTTTAGATATGGCGAGGTCGAGTTTCGCCCATCAAAAGTCTCATTCAGATAACCTCGTAACATTTGTGACAAGTGAGTTTCAAGCTGAATCGATACTCGGGGTCTTCGAGAAATTGGCTATGAATGCGGTTGAGAAACTCGACATCGAATTCAGCATCGTGGTATTAAAACGAATTTTGGTTGCTTCAACATGGAATGTTCTAGTCAATGTTTTGGAAAAGATCAAGGCCGATGCGCTCAATACTGGCCGACTGTTGCATTTGACGGCATCCTTCTTGTTTGCGCACGTACTGCTTATCAAGTCCAATGCACCGGCCACGCAGGGAGGTTGCGAAGACGAAGTAGATGTGCTTGTCGATCGACGCGGCTCTTCGCCTGAAGTTTGTTTTTACGAAAATTTTCTTCTAGATACGTTGTCCACCACTCGTCATCCAGACCAAAAGATGCTGATTGTGAACGCTCTGATTCACATGTTGCcgattcaacagaaagaggatatTTTCAGACACGGACGCTATTTGCAATCTTTTCTCGGTGCCTACAAAACGGTCGAGTATTATAAGCAGGCAGCGCTATACTTTCGTAGACTGGCCACCTCTGAGCTAGTGCATTTGGATACTGGCGCATTGTTGGCACAAGAGCAGGAATTGAAAAGAAAAGCCGATACCTGGCTCAACGAATTCAAATTCGAGGCGAAGCTGCCGACGTCCGAAATAGCAGTGATGAGCCTATTTCAAAGCAACAAGCTACGATCGATATTAGAAATACTCTTGAAACAAAGTCTGGAGTCTCCGAGCGGTTCTCTGGAGTCTCAGATGATCGAAAAGCTTGAGCCTTTTCTTCAACCAGACCACCTGAACATGTTGAGGGAATCGCGCAAGTTGGCGATGCAACAGGGGTGCGTGTCGGAGAAGCCGAGCCATGGACAAGGGGAGCTTACACCAATTGAAGAGGAGGACCTCACTGCGCTCTGTGGCGCCCATTTCGGCATGGAAAAATGGATGAATTTATCGAACATTGAAAAAGTAAAATACTCGGTTATCAAATGGAGCCAACTAGTAAAAGAGAATGCTTCACTCGCTCTTGTTGAGAGGGTGACCGAGAACATTGGATCTCTTATCTGCTTGTCATTGAAAAATGATGAGTTGACTCCGGGGATATCTATAATTGTCCATTCGTTGCTATATTCCTCGTTTAAATCGGCCGTTCTTTTTGCACGAGAAAAACAGAAATCTTCTACCTTTCCTTGGGCCGAAAGCTTCATCATTTGCAGCTACTCTGCTAACCCTAAGCGACTGTATCCACCACTGATACAGGAGTTCAGAGATGCCATGACACCAGCTAGAAGCGACAAGAATGTACTCGCAATCGACTTTTTATGCGTGTCTATTTTCTTGACAGTTATCTCGTCGCGCAACGGAAGGGAAGACAGCGCGTTCATCCGTGACGTGATAGAAGGCAGCGCGGCTGTGTCCAGCATTTTTCGCCTCAGCAACTCTTCTGGAATTATTCAGGCCGCATCTTTACTGAACTACACGCTGAGGTGTTATTCGAGAAACTACTCTGAGTTCGAACTCGAGTTGAGCTCCTCTAAAACCAATCAACCTGTCAAAGCGAGACATTCGATTGGAACCAGATCGCCCTCGATTCAGGACAAGAGCTCGGCTCGCGCGAAGGTGGGCATCTTACCGACGTGCATGACCAAGCTGTTGGTTTGGATTCAGTCTAAACTAGAATTGCTGACCCCGAACGCGGCCGAAAAATCCTCCACGTATTTGGTACACAAGAACTTTTTAACCGTTATGAAATGTTCTGCTCTCAAGGCCTGGCTGGGTGTAGCGCCGAGATATACGCTCCGCGAGCTGCTGGTGAAGGAGAAGGCCATTTTGCCAAATCAAGACGTGATTCCTGTGCAGCTGAGGCTTTATTGGTTTCACGTTCAATTGCACAATTACTATTTAGAAAAAgagttcaaaaataatttttctcagcTGTGCAGTACCTTATTGGACGAACTGGTCGCGTGGAGACAGCAGGTTACCTGTCATCTGAGTTGCTCTCCGTCAACACCCCTCGTGTCTGACCATCACATTCTGTGTTCTCATCAAATCGTCCAAAATGACTATGCGGCGACGTATGACTTAATAGAGCAGGCGGTTTTGCTGGAGTTACAGAATTCGGCTATTCACCTGTCGTCGGTCTATGGCGTCGTGTTGCAGAGCAGGTCGAGTAAGCGTGCGGCCGGAGTATCGAATGGAGAGCGTGACGCGTCGCAGGAAGAGACGAATCTTTCAATTAAAACGGAGGACATGTGGCTATTGGAGTGGCTAAATGGTTTTGTTCAGCACCTTGATAGGCACGCTGCCCTAGATCGCCAAAAGCTCACCGACGCGCTTCGCATCGTTCAGTTCCTTCCGGCTCGCCTTGTACTTTTGGAGAATGGGAGCGAGAGAATGACCGAATACGGGATAAGGAAGTTGGTTTCCTTTATCGAAAGGCACTGGAGATATTATTCGGAGATTTTTGAGTCCAGTGGATTTATCAAGCGAGTTTTTGCATCGTTGCTATCTCAGCTGCTATTTGAGTCGTCGTCCAACTTTTTCGACGCGAAAAAGCAAAGTCAGTATTTGTCGATGATTCGGGAGTGCCTGATCGTATCATTTCCGCCTCTTCACGCCATATGGGTACTGCAATGGAACAGCCTTAAGATACTAGTTGAAGCGGCTATTAAGGCATGCGATGCAATTGACTGGTGCAAAATATGCCATCCGATTGAAAAATGCGCTGACTTGGTCGCAGTTTTGACCGTCAAGTGTCCAGATCGAAAGAGCGCTGAAAAGAGCGTAGAAGCGGTCAAAGAATGGCCGTTGGCATCGGCCTATGCCCTGTACGGGGCGATCAGGAAGATGGACGAGGCAAAGCTACGCGACTTTGAAGGAGAGTTCTGCAGGTTGATTGCTGCGATTCAAGGGCAGAGAAACACGTTAGAAACGATTATCGCGGTCGTGCTGGATTTGGTCTTTGAAAGCGCGATCTGCTCGTTGGTTGAAAGGAACCAGTGCTTTTATTTGGAGTCACAGGCGTCCGCGCTGACACTTGCTTCTCGTCTCATCGAGGCAGCGCCACAGTGCCTTTTGGGCCTTGCGTCCACCGCTGCTTCAAGGTTTTGCCGAGAAAAGGGCTCTTTCGTGTTGGAGACAATGAAGAGGCACCGCGCTATTTTAAGGCTATTTCGACCGTTATCCTTGCATCTGAGAAAAGAGGAGATGTCCGCCGTTAACTACGCTGTGCTTATATTTTATTCTATGTTGCACGCCGCGAGGCGGAAGTTGTTGGACAATTTGAACAAAATGCCTGAGTCTGAGCGCGCTGACTGGATTGTGTTTGTACTAGTTCTTTATGTCGCGGTTGCGAGTTACAATCCGGAATGTTTAAAAGCAGAAGAAGTTGACGAGGTTTGGAGGGGTCAGGTCTCTGCCGTGGTGCGTCAGATAGTTGCCCAGTTCAAGGCGTGCGCGGATTCGTTTGACGTGCCCGTTGAGTTGCTGTCTCAGATAGCAGGAGTCGATGCTGAGTTGAGCGAGTTGTTGATTCAGTCTGAGGCGGTTTAA